A genomic region of Drosophila kikkawai strain 14028-0561.14 chromosome X, DkikHiC1v2, whole genome shotgun sequence contains the following coding sequences:
- the Sh gene encoding potassium voltage-gated channel protein Shaker isoform X1 has translation MAAVAGLYGLGEDRQHRKKQQQQQQHQKEQLEQKEEQKKIAERKLQLREQQLQRNSLDGYGSLPKLSSQDEEGGAGHGFGGGPQHFEPIPHDHDFCERVVINVSGLRFETQLRTLNQFPDTLLGDPARRLRYFDPLRNEYFFDRSRPSFDAILYYYQSGGRLRRPVNVPLDVFSEEIKFYELGDQAINKFREDEGFIKEEERPLPDNEKQRKVWLLFEYPESSQAARVVAIISVFVILLSIVIFCLETLPEFKHYKVFNTTTNGTKIEEDEVPDITDPFFLIETLCIIWFTFELTVRFLACPNKLNFCRDVMNVIDIIAIIPYFITLATVVAEEEDTLNLPKAPVSPQDKSSNQAMSLAILRVIRLVRVFRIFKLSRHSKGLQILGRTLKASMRELGLLIFFLFIGVVLFSSAVYFAEAGSENSFFKSIPDAFWWAVVTMTTVGYGDMTPVGVWGKIVGSLCAIAGVLTIALPVPVIVSNFNYFYHRETDQEEMQSQNFNHVTSCPYLPGTLVGQHMKKSSLSESSSDMMDLDDGVESTPGMTDTHPGRSTVAPFLGAQQQTQQQPATSMSMSLDKQLQHPLQQLTQAQLYQQQQQQQQNGFKQQQLQQQQSNTTTISASASASATAATGSGSGTSGLTMRHNNALAVSIETDV, from the exons GTCTTTGCCCAAATTGAGCAGTCAAGACGAAGAAGGGGGGGCTGGTCATGGCTTTGGTGGCGGACCGCAACACTTTGAACCCATTCCTCACGATCATGATTTCTGCGAAAGAGTCGTTATAAAT GTAAGCGGACTAAGGTTTGAGACCCAACTACGTACGCTAAATCAATTCCCGGATACGCTGCTTGGGGATCCAGCTCGGAGATTACGGTACTTTGACCCGCTtagaaatgaatatttttttgaccGTAGTCGACCGAGCTTCGATGCGATTTTATACTATTATCAGAGTG GTGGCCGACTACGGAGACCGGTCAATGTCCCTTTAGACGTATTTAgtgaagaaataaaattttatgaattagGTGATCAagcaattaataaattcaG AGAGGATGAAGGCTTTATTAAAGAGGAAGAAAGACCATTACCGGATAATGAGAAGCAGAGAAAAGTCTGGCTGCTCTTCGAGTATCCAGAGAGTTCGCAAGCCGCCAGAGTTGTAGCCATAATTAGTGTATTTGTTATATTGCTATCAATTGTTATATTTTGTCTAGAAACATTACCCGAATTTAAGCATTACAAG GTGTTcaatacaacaacaaatggCACAAAAATCGAGGAAGACGAGGTGCCTGACATCACAGATCCTTTCTTCCTTATAGAAACGTTATGTATTATTTGGTTTACATTTGAACTAACTGTCAG GTTCCTCGCATGTCcgaacaaattaaatttctgcAGGGATGTCATGAATGTTATCGACATAATCGCCATCATTCCGTACTTTATAACACTAGCGACTGTCGTTGCCGAAGAGGAGGATACGTTAAATCTTCCAAAAGCGCCAGTCAGTCCACAG gaCAAGTCATCGAATCAGGCTATGTCCTTGGCAATATTACGAGTGATACGATTAGTTCGAGTATTTCGAATATTTAAGTTATCTAGGCATTCGAAGGGTTTACAAATATTAGGACGAACTCTGAAAGCCTCAATGCGGGAATTAGGtttacttatatttttcttatttatag GCGTCGTACTCTTCTCATCGGCGGTTTATTTTGCGGAAGCTGGAAGCGAAAATTCCTTCTTCAAGTCCATACCCGATGCATTTTGGTGGGCGGTCGTTACCATGACCACCGTTGGATATGGTGACATGAC ACCCGTCGGCGTTTGGGGCAAGATTGTGGGATCACTGTGTGCCATTGCTGGTGTGCTGACCATCGCACTCCCGGTGCCGGTCATCGTCAGCAATTTCAACTACTTCTATCACCGCGAAACGGATCAGGAGGAGATGCAGAGCCAGAACTTTAATCACGTTACTAGTTGTCCATATTTGCCAGGTACATTAG TAGGTCAACACATGAAGAAATCTTCGTTGTCCGAGTCCTCATCGGATATGATGGATTTGGACGATGGTGTCGAGTCCACGCCGGGAATGACCGACACGCATCCAGGACGCAGTACGGTGGCTCCATTTTTGGGAGCACAGCAGCAGACGCAGCAGCAACCTGCAAcatcgatgtcgatgtcgctGGACAAGCAGCTGCAGCATCCACTGCAGCAGCTGACTCAGGCGCAACtgtaccagcagcagcagcagcagcagcagaatggcttcaagcagcagcagctgcagcaacaacagtccaacacaacaacaataagcGCTAGCGCAAGTGCGAGTGCAACGGCGGCAACGGGCAGCGGCAGTGGCACCAGCGGCCTCACCATGAGGCACAATAATGCCCTGGCCGTTAGTATCGAGACCGACGTTTGA